ATCGCATGGCCGCCGCAGGCGACCGCGCCAAGCGAGCGTTGCGAGCACTTGGCGGATTCGTGCAGGGGATGAAGATCCGGTACCACGACGTCGAGTTTGGTCTCGATCTCGGCATCGAACCGGGCGTCGCCGACAGCGGCGACCTTGGCGCCGACCTCGTCTCCCTCCTCCAGGCGGTCGGGGAGGCCGCAAAAGAAAAGAACACGGTCCTCGTCCTGTTCATCGACGAAATGCAATATGTCGAGGAGGCCGAGCTCGCCGCCTTGATTTCGGCGCTCCACCGCTGCGCCCAGATGCGGCTTCCGGTGACACTCGTCGGCGCCGGTCTCCCGCAACTCGTCGGGCAGCTCGGAAAAGCCAAGTCATACGCCGAGAGGCTTTTCGAGTTCTCGGCGATCGGGCCGCTCGACCGTGTCGCGGCGACCCTCGCGATCGTCGTACCAGCGCGTCGCGCGGGAGCGGATTTCGACGACGACGCGGTCGACGAGATCCTCCGACAGACCGACAGCTATCCTTATTTCCTCCAAGAATGGGGAAAGCATTCGTGGAACGTCGCGACGACCAGCTCGGTGCGAAGGCCCGACGTTGTGACGGCGACGGCCAGCGCCCTGGCGGAGCTCGACGCGAGTTTCTTCCGTGTCCGTCTCGATCGGCTGACTCCCGCGGAGAAACGGTATCTACGGGCGATGGCGGCGCTCGG
The sequence above is a segment of the Planctomycetota bacterium genome. Coding sequences within it:
- a CDS encoding ATP-binding protein encodes the protein MDPRTNPFAPGAGNPPPELAGRDAVIEKASIALDRMRNGLSSKSLMLVGLRGVGKTVLLNRMHLDAEAKGIPAVLLEAPERRSLPALLIPNLRVALLKLDRMAAAGDRAKRALRALGGFVQGMKIRYHDVEFGLDLGIEPGVADSGDLGADLVSLLQAVGEAAKEKNTVLVLFIDEMQYVEEAELAALISALHRCAQMRLPVTLVGAGLPQLVGQLGKAKSYAERLFEFSAIGPLDRVAATLAIVVPARRAGADFDDDAVDEILRQTDSYPYFLQEWGKHSWNVATTSSVRRPDVVTATASALAELDASFFRVRLDRLTPAEKRYLRAMAALGPGPHRSGDIAAVLARSVENVAPTRSNLIRKGMIYSPAHGDTAFTVPLFDAFMRRVLPDAD